A portion of the Bradysia coprophila strain Holo2 unplaced genomic scaffold, BU_Bcop_v1 contig_297, whole genome shotgun sequence genome contains these proteins:
- the LOC119078701 gene encoding polycomb protein Sfmbt isoform X4: MSTQTSKKIKPVKRPGLVLKTPIAYQPCLDPSVIPIQRDGMAVCERCGAIGVKHSFYTKERRFCSMACARNDIDQTYNKQQFVNSLNADYNNGNMEAGDVDFENQTNNSQVQSYRFKMTPQPNANQDGVLYKDILPQEELPQIPKGHRLPSPCPQDDKILTIRRKPSVFFNSHDWTPQLQANPNFNAADVTCFPHAPGYDMWSNIGIGMKVEVENTDCDNKGMQGLTPYSFWVATVYRICGYKALLRYEGYDDDDSHDFWINLCSSEVHPVGWCATRGKPLIPPRSIETKYSDWKDLLVRHLSGARTLPSTFYSKISDSFVSRFRTGLILEVVDKNRISQVKLATVQQIVGKRLFVTYFDAPPDDNGFWCHEDSSLIHPVGWATLVGHNLSAPDEYVERMIAGREQVIDSYEEDAAFELFKMNFAFEEYYLGGKVSSFREGMKLEAIDPLNLSSICVATVMAVLKYGYMMIRIDSYDPDASGADWFCYHEKSHCIFPPGFCDENGITLTLPRGYENGNFSWKSYLQRTNSVAAGKHLFNVELPPNNFTVGMKLECADLMDPRLVCVATIAKVVGRLLKVHFDGWEDEYDQWLDCESPDMYPVGWCVLVGHKLEGPRILPKVPAPPKISPRTRKRRKKKVKMNNGGKTTNANLTTRNTTIKKDKEIFDQQRLSIKSSTNSSTGGLNLGVKDELEEFSDDYEDEYSYSLSGQSTPVPPTPEPPTKTPTPTITAEMFLKSPSPHREKKIDKNIPRLSESPDLTDVDCVNWTADDVAEFLRVNDCPAHANAFINKDITGEKMLKLTNNDIITMIGLKVGPALKIFDLIQQLRSKMRPHQSRQIKAKFL; the protein is encoded by the exons ATGTCAACACAAACCAGCAAAAAGATAAAACCGGTCAAACGACCCGGATTAGTTTTGAAAACGCCTATCGCATACCAACCATGTTTAGATCCTTCTGTTATTCCAATCCAAAGAGATGGCATGG CTGTATGCGAAAGATGTGGTGCCATTGGTGTAAAACACTCATTTTATACGAAAGAACGTAGATTTTGTAGTATGGCGTGCGCCAGAAACGACATAGACCAAACCTATAACAAGCAACAGTTCGTGAATTCACTGAATGCAGACTATAACAATGGCAACATGGAGGCCGGTGACGTTGACTTcgaaaatcaaacaaacaattcACAAGTGCAAAGCTATCGCTTTAAAATGACGCCGCAGCCGAACGCCAACCAGGACGGCGTTCTATACAAAGACATATTGCCACAAGAGGAGTTGCCACAAATACCGAAAGGACATCGGCTGCCATCGCCGTGCCCTCAAGACGACAAAATATTGACGATTCGACGAAAGCCATCCGTATTTTTCAACAGCCACGACTGGACGCCACAGTTGCAGGCCAATCCAAATTTTAATGCCGCAGATGTGACCTGCTTTCCGCATGCTCCCGGCTATGACATGTGGTCGAACATCGGCATCGGCATGAAAGTTGAAGTTGAAAATACCGACTGTGATAATAAGGGTATGCAGGGTCTTACACCGTATTCCTTTTGGGTTGCAACTGTTTATCGCATCTGCGGCTACAAAGCGCTACTTCGTTACGAAGGTTATGACGATGACGATTCACACGATTTTTGGATAAACTTGTGCTCATCGGAAGTGCATCCGGTGGGCTGGTGTGCGACGAGAGGCAAGCCATTGATACCGCCTCGATCAATCGAAACAAAGTACAGTGACTGGAAAGATTTGTTGGTGCGTCACTTATCCGGTGCCCGAACGCTTCCATCGACATTTTACAGCAAAATCAGCGACAGTTTTGTGTCCAGATTTCGTACGGGACTCATTCTGGAAGTGGTCGACAAGAATCGCATTTCTCAAGTGAAATTGGCGACCGTGCAACAAATTGTCGGTAAACGTTTGTTCGTCACATATTTTGATGCACCGCCGGATGACAATGGATTTTGGTGCCATGAAGATTCGTCGCTCATACATCCGGTCGGCTGGGCCACACTGGTCGGACACAATTTATCCGCACCGGATGAATATGTGGAACGAATGATTG CCGGTCGAGAGCAAGTCATCGATTCCTATGAAGAAGACGCGGCATTTGAACtgttcaaaatgaattttgccttTGAAGAATATTACCTCGGTGGAAAAGTGTCCAGTTTCCGTGAGGGCATGAAACTGGAAGCCATTGATCCACTAAATCTGTCGTCAATTTGTGTGGCCACGGTAATGGCTGTCTTAAAGTATGGTTACATGATGATTCGCATAGATTCTTATGATCCGGATGCCTCCGGAGCTGACTG GTTCTGTTACCACGAAAAATCGCACTGCATATTTCCGCCCGGTTTCTGCGACGAAAACGGCATAACATTGACATTGCCGCGGGGCTACGAAAATGGCAACTTCAGTTGGAAGTCGTACTTGCAGCGAACAAACAGCGTAGCGGCTggaaaacatttattcaacGTTGAATTACCACCGAACAATTTCACAGTTGGAATGAAATTGGAGTGTGCGGATCTGATGGATCCGCGGTTGGTGTGTGTTGCAACCATAGCAAAGGTGGTCGGTCGACTGTTAAAAGTTCATTTCGACGGATGGGAAGACGAATACGATCAGTGGCTGGACTGTGAAAGTCCGGACATGTATCCGGTTGGATGGTGTGTCCTTGTCG GACACAAGCTCGAAGGACCGCGAATTCTGCCGAAAGTACCAGCCCCACCGAAAATATCGCCGAGAACGAGGAAGCGACGGAAAAAGAAAGTCAAAATGAACAACG GGGGTAAGACCACAAATGCCAATCTAACCACTCGGAATACAACCATTAAAAAAGACAAAGAAATATTCGATCAGCAGCGCTTATCAATTAAATCCTCAACAAATTCGTCGACAGGTGGATTGAATTTAGGTGTCAAAGATGAACTCGAAGAGTTTAGCGACGACTACGAAGACGAATATTCGTATTCGCTATCGGGACAATCAACGCCAGTGCCACCAACACCCGAACCACCGACCAAAACGCCAACGCCCACAATCACCgcagaaatgtttttaaaatcacCGTCGCCGCACAGAGAAAAG AAAATCGACAAAAACATACCGCGCCTGAGTGAATCTCCCGATCTGACCGATGTGGATTGCGTGAATTGGACGGCCGACGATGTGGCGGAATTTTTACGGGTCAACGATTGTCCGGCCCATGCGAATGCGTTCATCAACAAGGACATAACCGGGGAAAAAATGCTTAAACTGACAAATAACGATATCATCACAATGATAGGCCTGAAAGTGGGACCTGCTTTAAagattttcgatttaattCAACAGTTGCGAAGTAAAATGCGGCCACACCAATCTAGACAAATAAAAgcgaaatttttataa
- the LOC119078701 gene encoding polycomb protein Sfmbt isoform X5: MACARNDIDQTYNKQQFVNSLNADYNNGNMEAGDVDFENQTNNSQVQSYRFKMTPQPNANQDGVLYKDILPQEELPQIPKGHRLPSPCPQDDKILTIRRKPSVFFNSHDWTPQLQANPNFNAADVTCFPHAPGYDMWSNIGIGMKVEVENTDCDNKGMQGLTPYSFWVATVYRICGYKALLRYEGYDDDDSHDFWINLCSSEVHPVGWCATRGKPLIPPRSIETKYSDWKDLLVRHLSGARTLPSTFYSKISDSFVSRFRTGLILEVVDKNRISQVKLATVQQIVGKRLFVTYFDAPPDDNGFWCHEDSSLIHPVGWATLVGHNLSAPDEYVERMIAGREQVIDSYEEDAAFELFKMNFAFEEYYLGGKVSSFREGMKLEAIDPLNLSSICVATVMAVLKYGYMMIRIDSYDPDASGADWFCYHEKSHCIFPPGFCDENGITLTLPRGYENGNFSWKSYLQRTNSVAAGKHLFNVELPPNNFTVGMKLECADLMDPRLVCVATIAKVVGRLLKVHFDGWEDEYDQWLDCESPDMYPVGWCVLVGHKLEGPRILPKVPAPPKISPRTRKRRKKKVKMNNGGKTTNANLTTRNTTIKKDKEIFDQQRLSIKSSTNSSTGGLNLGVKDELEEFSDDYEDEYSYSLSGQSTPVPPTPEPPTKTPTPTITAEMFLKSPSPHREKKIDKNIPRLSESPDLTDVDCVNWTADDVAEFLRVNDCPAHANAFINKDITGEKMLKLTNNDIITMIGLKVGPALKIFDLIQQLRSKMRPHQSRQIKAKFL; this comes from the exons ATGGCGTGCGCCAGAAACGACATAGACCAAACCTATAACAAGCAACAGTTCGTGAATTCACTGAATGCAGACTATAACAATGGCAACATGGAGGCCGGTGACGTTGACTTcgaaaatcaaacaaacaattcACAAGTGCAAAGCTATCGCTTTAAAATGACGCCGCAGCCGAACGCCAACCAGGACGGCGTTCTATACAAAGACATATTGCCACAAGAGGAGTTGCCACAAATACCGAAAGGACATCGGCTGCCATCGCCGTGCCCTCAAGACGACAAAATATTGACGATTCGACGAAAGCCATCCGTATTTTTCAACAGCCACGACTGGACGCCACAGTTGCAGGCCAATCCAAATTTTAATGCCGCAGATGTGACCTGCTTTCCGCATGCTCCCGGCTATGACATGTGGTCGAACATCGGCATCGGCATGAAAGTTGAAGTTGAAAATACCGACTGTGATAATAAGGGTATGCAGGGTCTTACACCGTATTCCTTTTGGGTTGCAACTGTTTATCGCATCTGCGGCTACAAAGCGCTACTTCGTTACGAAGGTTATGACGATGACGATTCACACGATTTTTGGATAAACTTGTGCTCATCGGAAGTGCATCCGGTGGGCTGGTGTGCGACGAGAGGCAAGCCATTGATACCGCCTCGATCAATCGAAACAAAGTACAGTGACTGGAAAGATTTGTTGGTGCGTCACTTATCCGGTGCCCGAACGCTTCCATCGACATTTTACAGCAAAATCAGCGACAGTTTTGTGTCCAGATTTCGTACGGGACTCATTCTGGAAGTGGTCGACAAGAATCGCATTTCTCAAGTGAAATTGGCGACCGTGCAACAAATTGTCGGTAAACGTTTGTTCGTCACATATTTTGATGCACCGCCGGATGACAATGGATTTTGGTGCCATGAAGATTCGTCGCTCATACATCCGGTCGGCTGGGCCACACTGGTCGGACACAATTTATCCGCACCGGATGAATATGTGGAACGAATGATTG CCGGTCGAGAGCAAGTCATCGATTCCTATGAAGAAGACGCGGCATTTGAACtgttcaaaatgaattttgccttTGAAGAATATTACCTCGGTGGAAAAGTGTCCAGTTTCCGTGAGGGCATGAAACTGGAAGCCATTGATCCACTAAATCTGTCGTCAATTTGTGTGGCCACGGTAATGGCTGTCTTAAAGTATGGTTACATGATGATTCGCATAGATTCTTATGATCCGGATGCCTCCGGAGCTGACTG GTTCTGTTACCACGAAAAATCGCACTGCATATTTCCGCCCGGTTTCTGCGACGAAAACGGCATAACATTGACATTGCCGCGGGGCTACGAAAATGGCAACTTCAGTTGGAAGTCGTACTTGCAGCGAACAAACAGCGTAGCGGCTggaaaacatttattcaacGTTGAATTACCACCGAACAATTTCACAGTTGGAATGAAATTGGAGTGTGCGGATCTGATGGATCCGCGGTTGGTGTGTGTTGCAACCATAGCAAAGGTGGTCGGTCGACTGTTAAAAGTTCATTTCGACGGATGGGAAGACGAATACGATCAGTGGCTGGACTGTGAAAGTCCGGACATGTATCCGGTTGGATGGTGTGTCCTTGTCG GACACAAGCTCGAAGGACCGCGAATTCTGCCGAAAGTACCAGCCCCACCGAAAATATCGCCGAGAACGAGGAAGCGACGGAAAAAGAAAGTCAAAATGAACAACG GGGGTAAGACCACAAATGCCAATCTAACCACTCGGAATACAACCATTAAAAAAGACAAAGAAATATTCGATCAGCAGCGCTTATCAATTAAATCCTCAACAAATTCGTCGACAGGTGGATTGAATTTAGGTGTCAAAGATGAACTCGAAGAGTTTAGCGACGACTACGAAGACGAATATTCGTATTCGCTATCGGGACAATCAACGCCAGTGCCACCAACACCCGAACCACCGACCAAAACGCCAACGCCCACAATCACCgcagaaatgtttttaaaatcacCGTCGCCGCACAGAGAAAAG AAAATCGACAAAAACATACCGCGCCTGAGTGAATCTCCCGATCTGACCGATGTGGATTGCGTGAATTGGACGGCCGACGATGTGGCGGAATTTTTACGGGTCAACGATTGTCCGGCCCATGCGAATGCGTTCATCAACAAGGACATAACCGGGGAAAAAATGCTTAAACTGACAAATAACGATATCATCACAATGATAGGCCTGAAAGTGGGACCTGCTTTAAagattttcgatttaattCAACAGTTGCGAAGTAAAATGCGGCCACACCAATCTAGACAAATAAAAgcgaaatttttataa